The following coding sequences are from one Streptomyces sp. NBC_00536 window:
- a CDS encoding MASE1 domain-containing protein, protein MRNEGWRRLCGAVLRILAVAVAYYVTGRIGLLQRVAIDGAVVTPLFLPTGVALSCLLRMGLRVWPGIALGSYLVIETIGPFHLSGLAILAGNTLAPVCAFLLLRRVGFRAELDRLGDGVALVFLGGMVPMLISATVGSVVVVLSGSLPLSGFWSFWSAWWAGDAMGVLVLTPLLLVLRRPYGLSRDPLRWAEAGALAVGVVLVSLFVTRSSIALLFLVFPLLIWAALRFRLPGAAPCVLLVSVLAISAANDRVGPFADQTLFQVMVNLQALNGSVALTGLLLSALVTEQQNIREKIEQACLDMAELVDSLVPGRPAQGWPPPDPGPDPGERG, encoded by the coding sequence GTGCGCAACGAGGGGTGGCGACGTCTCTGCGGAGCGGTTCTCCGGATCCTCGCCGTGGCCGTCGCGTACTACGTGACGGGACGGATCGGCCTGCTGCAGCGGGTCGCGATCGACGGCGCCGTCGTCACGCCCCTGTTCCTGCCGACCGGCGTCGCGCTGAGCTGCCTGCTGCGGATGGGACTGCGGGTGTGGCCGGGAATCGCCCTCGGCAGCTACCTCGTGATCGAGACCATCGGCCCCTTCCATCTCTCGGGGCTGGCGATCCTCGCCGGGAACACCCTGGCGCCCGTCTGCGCCTTCCTGCTGCTGCGCAGGGTGGGCTTCCGCGCCGAGCTGGACCGGCTCGGCGACGGGGTGGCGCTGGTCTTCCTGGGCGGCATGGTGCCGATGCTGATCAGCGCCACCGTCGGGTCCGTGGTGGTGGTCCTCAGCGGCAGCCTGCCGCTGAGCGGGTTCTGGTCGTTCTGGTCGGCGTGGTGGGCCGGTGACGCCATGGGGGTCCTCGTGCTCACGCCGCTGCTGCTCGTGCTGCGCCGGCCGTACGGGCTGTCCCGGGACCCGCTGCGCTGGGCGGAGGCGGGGGCGCTGGCCGTCGGCGTCGTCCTCGTGTCGCTGTTCGTGACCCGCAGCTCGATCGCCCTGCTCTTCCTGGTCTTCCCGCTGCTGATCTGGGCCGCCCTGCGGTTCCGGCTCCCGGGGGCCGCGCCCTGCGTGCTGCTGGTGTCCGTGCTGGCGATCTCGGCGGCGAACGACCGGGTCGGGCCGTTCGCGGACCAGACCCTCTTCCAGGTGATGGTCAACCTCCAGGCCCTCAACGGTTCCGTGGCGCTGACCGGGCTGCTGCTGTCGGCGCTGGTCACCGAGCAGCAGAACATCCGGGAGAAGATCGAGCAGGCGTGCCTGGACATGGCCGAGCTGGTGGACAGCCTCGTACCGGGACGGCCGGCGCAGGGATGGCCGCCGCCGGACCCGGGACCGGACCCGGGTGAGCGCGGCTGA
- a CDS encoding cytochrome P450 encodes MTEPAVAFPQDRTCPYHPPAAYQPLRDARPLSRVTLYDGRSVWVVTGHAEARALLTDSRLSSDRTKEAFPNTVARLKGLQNRRVALLGFDDPEHNVQRRMLIPSFSLKRTAALRPQIRETVDRLIDAMIENGPTAELVSAFALPVPSMVICALLGVPYADHEFFEAQSRRLLRGKDAAEVEDARDELNGYLGELIDRKRAEPGGDGLLDELIEQRLATGEVDRTELVDLATILLIAGHETTANMISLGTFTLLRHPEQLAELRAEPELMPAAVEELLRFLSIADGMLRVASVDIDIAGATIRKDDGVVFSTSVINRDESAYPAPDALDWRRPARHHVAFGFGIHQCLGQNLARAEMEIALGALFERLPGLRLAAPAERIPFKPGDTIQGMLELPVTW; translated from the coding sequence ATGACAGAACCCGCCGTTGCCTTTCCCCAGGACCGCACCTGCCCCTACCACCCGCCGGCCGCCTACCAGCCGCTGCGCGACGCGCGGCCCCTTTCCCGGGTCACCCTCTACGACGGCCGCTCCGTGTGGGTGGTCACCGGCCACGCCGAGGCGCGGGCCCTGCTGACCGATTCCCGTCTCTCTTCCGACCGGACGAAAGAGGCGTTCCCCAACACCGTGGCCCGGCTGAAGGGCCTTCAGAACCGCCGGGTCGCGCTGCTCGGGTTCGACGACCCCGAGCACAACGTCCAGCGCCGGATGCTGATCCCCAGCTTCTCCCTCAAGCGCACGGCGGCCCTGCGGCCGCAGATCCGCGAGACCGTGGACCGGCTGATCGACGCCATGATCGAGAACGGGCCGACCGCCGAACTCGTCAGCGCCTTCGCCCTGCCCGTGCCGTCGATGGTGATCTGCGCCCTGCTCGGGGTGCCGTACGCCGACCACGAGTTCTTCGAGGCCCAGTCGCGCCGCCTGCTGCGCGGGAAGGACGCTGCCGAGGTCGAGGACGCCCGCGACGAACTCAATGGCTACCTGGGCGAACTGATCGACCGCAAGCGCGCGGAGCCCGGCGGGGACGGACTGCTCGACGAGCTGATCGAGCAGCGGCTGGCCACGGGCGAGGTGGACCGTACGGAACTCGTCGACCTCGCCACGATCCTGCTGATCGCCGGACACGAGACCACCGCCAACATGATCTCGCTCGGCACCTTCACCCTGCTGCGCCATCCCGAGCAGCTGGCCGAACTGCGCGCCGAGCCGGAACTGATGCCCGCGGCCGTGGAGGAGCTGCTCCGGTTCCTCTCCATCGCGGACGGCATGCTCCGGGTCGCCTCCGTCGACATCGACATCGCGGGAGCGACCATCCGCAAGGACGACGGGGTGGTCTTCTCCACCTCGGTCATCAACCGCGACGAGTCCGCCTACCCCGCACCCGACGCCCTGGACTGGCGCCGGCCCGCCCGCCACCACGTCGCCTTCGGCTTCGGCATCCACCAGTGCCTGGGGCAGAACCTGGCCCGCGCGGAGATGGAGATCGCGCTGGGCGCCCTCTTCGAGCGGCTCCCGGGGCTGCGCCTCGCCGCGCCGGCCGAACGGATCCCCTTCAAACCGGGGGACACCATCCAGGGGATGCTCGAACTCCCCGTGACCTGGTGA
- a CDS encoding ferredoxin, with protein MTQRIDIDKDICIGAGQCALTAPGVFTQDDDGLSELLPGKEDGGGSALVREAARACPVGAIAVRPA; from the coding sequence GTGACCCAGCGCATCGACATCGACAAGGACATCTGCATCGGCGCCGGACAGTGCGCCCTGACCGCACCGGGAGTGTTCACGCAGGACGACGACGGGCTCAGCGAACTGCTGCCCGGCAAGGAGGACGGCGGCGGCAGCGCCCTGGTGCGCGAGGCGGCCCGGGCCTGCCCGGTGGGCGCCATCGCCGTACGGCCCGCCTGA